One window from the genome of Echinicola vietnamensis DSM 17526 encodes:
- a CDS encoding RagB/SusD family nutrient uptake outer membrane protein, which translates to MKLSKLTITLAVVAGLLMSSCESDWLDREPPNILLDDQVWNDAGSITGVLSNFYDRLPAHTSLQAGWVDFAAYDEATWSGYTGNDYLNNLLTYDYGRWGLWDYNLIRDINLSIDKLNTFSSLPEDQRTQFISELRFIRAFVYFEHVKRMGGVPIITEELIYDFSGDPTYLQYPRNTEQEVYDFVISEMEAIMPTLGNGESITRANRFVALAVVSRAALYAGSIAKYNNLMPSPISLPGGEVGIPASAADGYFTKSLEASRTILQEGGYALYNNNPDLGENFYEAIVSKSSNTEVIWVQDYLASADKRHWFTYDNVARSAREDNLASSALTPILNLVEDYEYLDGSSGELRTRTADGSDYIYYDNVEDIFANKDARLYGTIIYPGAPFRGQEIFMQAGVMEWNGSGYDMIEFADQQPDLGSVYTDGSILKSEAGPHRSLQDVSNTGFYLRKYVDDTPGSSTRGNLSEVWWVRFRLGEIYLNAAEAAFELGESGEALGYVNTLRERAGFGANSLSSVTLEQIRHERRVELAFEDHVVWDYKRWRVAHLKWSGSTDNPESMAYSLYPYRVIRPGDPRDGKYVFVKEVVPRFRAPRFFRLGNYYSRIGQNIIDANPKIVRNPFH; encoded by the coding sequence ATGAAATTATCAAAATTAACGATAACGCTTGCGGTAGTTGCAGGGCTGTTGATGAGCTCTTGTGAGTCTGATTGGCTAGACCGTGAGCCACCGAATATATTACTTGATGACCAAGTATGGAATGACGCTGGATCCATTACTGGCGTATTGTCCAATTTCTATGACCGTCTACCGGCGCACACCTCCCTCCAAGCAGGATGGGTGGACTTTGCCGCCTATGATGAAGCCACTTGGTCAGGATATACAGGAAATGATTACCTGAATAATCTCCTCACTTATGATTATGGAAGATGGGGGCTTTGGGATTATAATTTGATCCGGGACATTAACTTATCGATCGATAAATTAAATACGTTTTCCTCCTTGCCAGAGGATCAGCGAACGCAGTTTATCAGTGAGTTGCGGTTTATCAGAGCCTTCGTGTATTTTGAGCATGTGAAGCGAATGGGAGGGGTCCCGATCATCACGGAAGAATTAATTTATGACTTCAGTGGCGATCCTACGTACCTGCAGTATCCACGAAATACGGAGCAAGAGGTTTATGACTTTGTAATCAGTGAAATGGAGGCAATCATGCCTACACTGGGCAACGGAGAAAGCATCACCAGGGCCAATCGTTTTGTTGCATTGGCAGTGGTCAGTAGGGCTGCGCTTTATGCCGGTTCCATTGCCAAGTACAATAACCTGATGCCATCACCGATTTCTTTGCCTGGTGGAGAAGTGGGCATCCCTGCTTCCGCAGCGGATGGGTATTTTACCAAATCGTTGGAAGCTTCTCGAACCATTCTTCAGGAAGGTGGATATGCGTTATATAACAACAATCCGGACTTGGGAGAGAACTTCTACGAGGCGATCGTTTCCAAGTCCAGCAACACCGAAGTGATTTGGGTACAAGATTACTTGGCCTCGGCCGATAAGCGCCATTGGTTTACCTATGATAATGTGGCTCGATCTGCCCGTGAAGATAATCTGGCTTCTTCTGCCTTGACGCCGATTTTGAATTTGGTGGAAGATTATGAGTACTTGGATGGTAGCTCAGGGGAATTGAGAACCCGCACTGCCGATGGTTCAGATTACATTTATTATGACAATGTGGAGGATATCTTTGCCAATAAGGATGCGCGTCTATATGGTACGATTATCTATCCTGGAGCGCCATTTAGAGGACAGGAGATATTTATGCAAGCTGGCGTAATGGAATGGAATGGATCAGGTTATGATATGATCGAATTTGCTGATCAGCAGCCCGACCTTGGCTCGGTTTACACCGATGGGAGCATATTAAAATCAGAAGCTGGTCCGCACAGAAGCTTGCAAGATGTAAGTAACACAGGTTTTTACCTGCGTAAGTATGTAGACGATACCCCAGGATCCAGTACCAGAGGTAACCTTAGTGAAGTATGGTGGGTGAGGTTCCGCCTTGGAGAGATTTACCTGAATGCCGCCGAAGCTGCTTTCGAGCTTGGTGAATCAGGAGAAGCCCTTGGCTATGTGAATACCCTCAGAGAAAGAGCAGGTTTCGGAGCCAACAGTCTTTCTAGCGTGACATTAGAGCAGATTCGTCATGAAAGAAGAGTGGAACTGGCGTTTGAAGACCATGTGGTATGGGATTATAAGCGCTGGAGGGTAGCTCACCTGAAATGGTCAGGTAGTACGGATAATCCGGAAAGTATGGCCTATAGCCTGTATCCTTACAGGGTGATCAGGCCGGGTGATCCTAGAGATGGTAAGTATGTGTTCGTCAAAGAAGTGGTGCCACGCTTTAGGGCTCCCCGCTTCTTCAGGTTGGGGAACTACTATTCCCGTATCGGGCAGAATATCATCGATGCCAATCCGAAAATTGTAAGAAATCCATTCCACTAA